GGCCGAGGACTGGCCGCAGACCTACGCCGCGGTCGGCTACGACAACGTCTGGGCGGTCGGGATCGCCTTCGCTCCCCCACATCAGATCTCGCGTCCGCGCAAGAGCCCGAACGGGACCATGATCGCCCCGGCTCCGCCGCGGACCGGGATGCCGTCGGGCGTGATGGGCAAGACGGTGGCGCTCACCATCGCCGACCGAATCACGACCGGCTCGCGAGCCACGGCCCACACCGCCTCGATGGCCCGGATGGGCGCGGCCTGTGTGGCCTCGGCCGGCACCGGCCTGACCAAGGGCTCGGCCGCGGCCATGACTATGCTGCCAGTCGTCCCGGACTACCAGCGCTACCCCACCGGACGCGACGTCCGCGAGACCCGCGGCGAGATCGGTCTGCACGGCCACTGGGTGAAGCTGATGCTCCACTACCTGTTCATCTACAAGGCCAAGGCCCGCCTGGGCTGGCAACTGATTCCGGAGTGACCGTGACCCACCTGTCCATGACCGCGCCCAACCCGGGCGCCGAGCCGATCGCCGACCTCTCCAAGGCCCCGCTGCCCACCGCCCGGACCCTCCGGGCCCGCCGCAACATCGGTCTGCAGTTCCTGCGGTTCCTCTCCTTCAACACCCGGATCATGCGAATGGTGGTGAAGGGGCACAAGTAGCTCCGGCACACACAACGGGGCTCGGCCGAGGGTGAAACCTCAGCCGAGCCCCGAAGTGATGTCTGGGTTGCCTCAGGCCAAAGAGAGGAAGAGCTTCTCCAGCGTGGCGGTGTCCACGCTCTCGCCGCTGGGGTCCTCGGTGAAGCACTGCCGCAGGCCGGCAGAGATCACGGCGAAGCCGGCCCGATCCAGCGCCTTGGAGACAGCAGCCAGCTGGGTGACCACCTCGCGGCAGTCCCGCCCGTCCTCGATCATCCGGATGATGCCACCGATCTGACCCTGAGCGCGCTTGAGGCGCTTCAAGACCGCCTCGAGGCCATCCTTGTCGATTTCCATGGCAGTTCCCCCGCTGAAGGACCCAGTGACTTTGGTACTACCCGGCACGGTATCGCGCTGCGGCTCGGTCATTCAGCCGAACCGGAATCCTGCGCGGCCATTTCGGCCATTTCCGCGCGCACGTCGTCCATGTTGGCGGAGCGGACGGCACCGATCAGCTCTTCGAGGGCCTGGGCCGGCATGGCGCCGGGCTGCGCATAGATCAGGACGCCCTCACGGAACACCATCAGGGTCGGGATCGACATGATTCGGGCAGCCGCAGCCAGCTCGCGCTGCGCCTCGGTGTCCACCTTGCCAAACACGAGATCGGGGTGGTTGTTGGACGCCTCCTCGAAGACCGGGGCGAACATCCGGCACGGGCCACACCAGGCGGCCCAGAAGTCGACCAGGACGATGTCGTTCTCGGCGACGGTCTGCTCGAAGTTGGCTGCGGTCAGCTCAGTGGTGCTCATTCACGACTCCTCGTTCTTATACCCCCGAGGGTATCACGGCAGGCAACCCGGGCCGAGCCCCGGTCGACCACCAAGGCTAGGCCCTGGGCAGCTCGATCCAGAAGCGGGAGCCGACCCCTGGCTCGGACTCGACGCCGTAGCGGCCCTGATGAGCCGAGATGATGGCGGCCACGATGGCCAGCCCGAGGCCGGAGCCGCGGGCTGCGCTCGTCCGCCGCACCCGGTAGAAGCGATCGAAGACCCGCGGCAGCTCCTCGGCCGCGATCCCCACCCCCTGGTCGACCACCCAGATCCGCACCGCGGAGGCCGTCGGCTGGACGGTCAGAGTGATCGACGTGCCGTCTGCGGAGTACTTCACGGCGTTGGCGAGCAGCGCGGTCAGCGCCTGGCTGAGCCGATCCGGATCCGCGCGGACGAGCACCGCGGACGCCCCCTCGGCCACGACCTCCCGGTCGGGCTCGCGCACTCGCAGGTCGGCGGCCAGGCCGCCGAGCAGGGCGCCCAGGTCGACCGGCCGCAGCGCCAGCGTGGCACCGTCGCCCAGGGTGGTCAGTTCGAGCAAGTCGTCGACGATCCCGCCCATCCGGGTGGCTTCGGCGTTGATCCGGGCCATGGCGTCCGCCACCTGATCGTCGGTGGCCAACCCGCCCTGGGCGTAGAGCGAGGAGTAGCCGCGCAGCGTGGTCAGCGGGGTACGCAGCTCGTGGCTGGCGTCGGCCACGAAGCGGCGCAGTTGTTCCTGGCCGGACGCGGTGGTGGCGGTCATCTGGTTGAAGGCCGCAGCCAGCCGTCCGGCCTCGGTGGACG
The nucleotide sequence above comes from Propionicimonas paludicola. Encoded proteins:
- the trxA gene encoding thioredoxin, translating into MSTTELTAANFEQTVAENDIVLVDFWAAWCGPCRMFAPVFEEASNNHPDLVFGKVDTEAQRELAAAARIMSIPTLMVFREGVLIYAQPGAMPAQALEELIGAVRSANMDDVRAEMAEMAAQDSGSAE
- a CDS encoding sensor histidine kinase translates to MSLRRRLLWSASALLVLIAVAFAGVVLAQRAYLIGQLDDRLTSFTGNPKALIGIANRAELGTAVAGDLLSDSYVGVQRADGRLRTVLAPQSRPQLEPVLLGNETGAGPVTRLAAGDPGTRIRLVEVPLATRALVIGLPMDGIEAAVQRLIIALTITWLAVAGVAALVGFWLNRLGLAPIAELTRAADKVTASGGRELVQVTPGDPSTEAGRLAAAFNQMTATTASGQEQLRRFVADASHELRTPLTTLRGYSSLYAQGGLATDDQVADAMARINAEATRMGGIVDDLLELTTLGDGATLALRPVDLGALLGGLAADLRVREPDREVVAEGASAVLVRADPDRLSQALTALLANAVKYSADGTSITLTVQPTASAVRIWVVDQGVGIAAEELPRVFDRFYRVRRTSAARGSGLGLAIVAAIISAHQGRYGVESEPGVGSRFWIELPRA
- a CDS encoding metal-sensitive transcriptional regulator; the protein is MEIDKDGLEAVLKRLKRAQGQIGGIIRMIEDGRDCREVVTQLAAVSKALDRAGFAVISAGLRQCFTEDPSGESVDTATLEKLFLSLA